DNA from Paludisphaera mucosa:
ACCAGGCGACCAGCGAGCCGTCGGTCGCGCCCGGCTCGATCTCGTGGGCGTAGACCCGCTTGCCCGAGATCAGCTCGTCGGCCTTGCCGTCGCCGTCGACGTCGGCCCAAAGCTGAGTGTGGACGGAGGCGACGGTCTCGTCGATCGGGGCCTTCGTCCAGACGGATTTGCCGTCGACGCCCTTGGACTGCTTCGCCCAATACAGCCCGAAGTCGTGGCCCATGCCGTAGACCAAATCGGACAGGCCGTCGCCGTCGACGTCCTTGGCGGTGATCTGAATGCCGGTCGTGCCGAGTTCCCAGTCGGGGTGCCAGGCCCACGTTTCGCGGGAGGCGTCGGCGGGGGCCTCGAACCAGCCCTTGGGGGTGAGCAGGTCGACCCGGCCGTCGCCGTTGACGTCGCCCGAGCCGACGCCGTGCCCGGCGGCCGCCGTGCCGAAGTCGTGCTTCTTGAACTCGACGCCCTTGCCGTCGGCCTTCTTGGCGACCTCATACCAGACCACGACGTTGGTCGAATTCGGCAGGATGTCGGGGACGCCGTCGCCCGAGAGGTCGACCGCCGCGGCGGCCTCGCTGGTGCCCGGCGTGTCGATGGGGTGGTGGGCCCACTTGCCGCCCCCCTTGCCGGGATTTTCGAGCCACGCGACGTCCTTGCCGAAGTACGAAGCCGTCACCACGTCGATGTCGCCGTCGCCGTCGGCGTCGATCGGCAGGGTGGCGAAGTCGTTGTAGTACGTCCCCACGCGATCCACGGGGCGGACCGGGTGCGGCTTCCAATCCGGGGCCTGGTACCACGTGTCGCCCGAGACGACGTCGAGCTTGCCGTCGCCGTCGACGTCGAGGACGCCGGCCGCCTCGAACTCGCTCTTGCCGTTGATCGTGTGCTGCTTCCACTTGGGCTCGCCGGCCGAGGCCGACGACGCCAGCCACGACGCCCCCGCGGCGAAGGCGGCGGCGATCATCATCCGTTTCATGGCATTCTCCGAGAGTGGGACGAGAAGCGAGGAGGGTGCTGTCAGACGGTGGGCAGGACCCACGGCTTGCGATATTCCTTGGTGAGGAACTGGTTGGCCTCGACGTGGTTCGTGATCCGCTCGGCGGCGGCATCCCACACCAGCTTCTCGCCGGTCCAGAGCGAGATGTTCCCCAGCTCTCCGACGGACGTGAGCCGGTGGCCGTACTCGAAATTGCACGAGCAAGTCGCCCGGGAACGGATGGCGTCGAGCCATTCGCGATGGTGGCCCACCGAGCGCGGCAGGGACCTGGGCGCTTCGGCGATCGTCTTCCCCTTCACCGGGAAGATCTGATGCTCTTTGTAGTTGGCGACCAGTGTGGCCTCGGTCCCCTGGAACATGACGCCCTGCGGCTTGCCGTCGAAGCCGTGGTCGCTGGCGTCGGTCTGGCTCCAGGAGAGGAGGAACTTGTCGTCGCCCTTCTCGTACTCATAAGCGACTTCGAGGGTATCCGGCGTCTCGGCCGAGTCGTCCGACGCGAACCGGCCGCCGGTCGCCGAGATCGTCCGGGGCGCGTCGACCTCCATCGCCCAGTGGACGAGGTCGATCAGGTGGCAGCAGAAGTCGGTGAGGATGCCGCCGCCGTAGTCCCAGTACCATCGCCAGTTGAAGGTGAAGCGGTTGATGTTGAACGGCCGCTCGGGGGCGGGGCCGAGCCAGTAGTCGTAATCGCAGCCGGCCGGCGGCGAGGCGTCGGCGGGGCGGCCCAGGTTCTCGCGCGAGGCGGCCATCCAGGCCCGCGTCTTGGTGATCTTCCCAAGCACGCCCGAGCGGACGATCTCGACGACGCGATGGTAGTTCTCGCCGGCGTGGATCAGGTTCCCCATCTGGGTGACGCGCTTGTACTTGGCGGCGGCGTTCGCCACAGCGCGGCCCTCGGCCACGCGATGGGTCAGCGGCTTCTCGCAGTAGACGTCCTTCTCGGCCTGGCAGGCCATGATCGTCGGGATCGCGTGCCAGTGGTCGGGCGTGGCGATCACCACGGCGTCCACGTCCTTGCGGTCGAGCACCTTGCGGAAGTCGCCGTAGACGTCGGGCTTGCCGCCGGCGGCCTCCCGAGCGCGACGAGCGTGCGGCTCGTACACGTCGCAGACCGCCGCGACGCGGACGTCCGGGAACTCTTTGAAGATGTTCAGCAGGCCCGATCCCATGCCCCCGACCCCGATGAAGCCCAGCACGATCGCCTCGTTGGGCGAACCGCTGGCTTTCGGTACGGCCGGCGCGTCCTGGCCGGCGCGGGTGCGTGGGGCGAGGCCCGTCGCCGCGGCCCCGAAGGCCGAATAGGCCAGCAACTCTCGCCTCGTCCATCGTTCGGTCATCACATACCCTCCGAGATCGGCGGGAGTCGGTCGTTCCCCGTCCCGCAAAAGACCCCCAAGCTTCGTACCAGACCCCCGCGGGTTTCTCAAGGACCAACCCCGGGCCGCGCGAGCGAACTGAGGCCGCGATTTGCCGCGAGAACGATGCTCGAATGGCCGCGCGAAGAGGCCGGCTCCCGAGCGTCCGAGAGGATGGCGAAGACGCGCCGTCCGAGGCCCGTCGTGAAGACTTGGGGCCTGAAATACCGGGGAGCTTACTCGCCGCGCCCACACGGGCCGCCGTAGGATTCAAGGCTGTGTTCGAGAACTCCCGAATTCCGAAGGAGAACCAGATGAAGCCCAGTCTTGCGAGCACGATGCGGGTCGTCGTCGCCATGTTCGTCGTCATGGTCGCGTCGCCGGCGGTCGTGCGGGCCGAGGATCGACCGGCCGACGCGATCCTGAAGGACCTCGACGCGATCGCCAAGCCGACCTTCGATCGCGAGAAGGCCAAGGACCGCGCCGCGGTGCTGGAGTACAGCACGGCCCTTCGAAAATTCGCTTCGGATCGCTCCAGGCTGATTCTCGAGCTGTTTCAAGGCCATCCCGATCACCCCCGGCTCGCCTCGCTGATGCTGGAGCGCTGGCGCAGCCCCTATCTCATGATCGAGAATAAGCCCGAGGACTTGATGAAGGAGGCCGACCACGTCCTGGCCGGCGGTGCCGACGGAGATTTGAAGGCGGGGGCGATGTACCTCAAGGTCGTCGCGTCGATGGGGCTGCACCGCGGTGATCCGAAGGCCGTCGAGCCGCTCGTCGAGGACTTCCTGAGGACCGCCCCGACGGATCCGCGAGGACCCACGCTCCTTTATGCGATCGCTCGCACGATGGGAGACGCATCGCATAAGCGGGTGATCGAGGATCGAATCCTCAAGGACTTTCCCACCTCGAACTCGGCCGGGTCGATCCGAGGCCTTCGCAAGCAGCAGGAGGCGGTCGGCAAGCCGTTCGAGCTGAAATTCGCCGACGCGGTGACGGGGAGCGACGTGTCGATCGCCGGCCTCAAGGGCAAGGTCGTCGTCCTCGACTTCTGGGCCACCTGGTGCGGCCCCTGCGTCGCGGAGTTGCCGCGCATGAAGGAGCTTTACGCGAAATACCACGAAAAGGGCGTCGAGTTCATCGGCGTCAGCCTCGACCGGTCCGAGGCCGACGGCGGGCTCAAGGCGCTCAAGGAGTTCGTCGCCAAGAACGAGATCTCCTGGCCGCAGTACTATCAGGGCAACTACTGGCAGAGCGAATTCAGCTCGTCATGGGGCATCCACTCGATCCCCTCGCTGTTCGTCGTCGACAAGGAGGGCAAGCTCGCCTCCGTCGAGGCTCGCGGCAAGCTCGACGAGCTGATCCCGCAGCTGCTCGCCAAAGGCGACGCCCCCACGCACTGAACGGGTGCCGGAGATGCAAGACGCGAAATAGGAAAGCCCCGGGCGGCGACATGTGTCGCCGCCCGGGGCTTCTTGGGTTCTTTGCAACCTGTTTGGCAGGCCCTCGCGATCAACCGAACTCGCGGTCGCGGACGATGCCCGGCTGCGGGATCGGGTACTTGCCGTTGGGCAGGGTCTGGAGCGGGGCGGCCCCGTTCATCGTCAGCTTCTCGAGGTCGGGGGCGAACTCGTGGCTGCAGTTGAGCATGTCGTCGAAGGTGATGACTTCGCCGGTGTGGGCGGCCATCCGGCCCATCGAGGTGACCAGGCTGGCCTCGACGCCGCGCTTCACCTCGTTGTAGGGGTGATCGGTGCGGATGGCCTCGACGAGGTGATCCCACTCGAGCTGGTACGGGCTGGGCTCGGGCTGGGGGAAAGACCAGACGAGGTCCTTCTTCGAGCCGAGCTTCTGGCCGTTGTAGATGCGGCACTTGGCCGGCGAGTGCGCGGCGGTCGAGATGACGGCCGAGTTCTTCGAGCCGTGGGCGTAGCTGGCGAACTCCGACTTGCAGCCGTCGATGTTCCGGCCTTCGAGGAAGAACTTGCTGCCGTCGTCGAACGTGTACTCGACCGAGTACGTGTCGAAGTTCTGATCGATGCAGTCGCCGCGGTAGGTGCGGGCGCCGCTCGCCTCGGCCTTCACCGGCCAGGCGTCCTTCATCCAGCAGCACTCGTCGATGTTGTGGATGAGGAAGTCGCTGTAACAGCCGCCGCTCGCCCACAGGAAGCCGTGGAACTTGCGGATCTGGTACATCAGCTCGCTGATGTCGCTCGGCTTGGGCGGCACGTAGGCCGAGCCGACGGGGCCGGTCTGGCGGTAGGCGCGCATCGTGATGATGTCGCCGATCTCCCCTCCCTTGATGCGGTCGAACAGCTCGCCGCGGGCCTTGCAGTGGCGGCACATCAGGCCGACGCCGACCTTCAGGTTCTTGGCGGCGGCCTTCTCTCCCAGCTCGAGCATACGCTTGGAGGTCGGGCCGTCGACGGTGACCGGCTTCTCCATGAAAACGTTGATGCCCTTCTCGATCGCGTACGAGAAGTGCACCCAGCGGAAGGCCGGCGGGGTGGCGAAGATCGCGACGTCGCCGGGCTTGAGGCAGTCGATGGCCTTCTTATAGCCGTCGAAGCCGATGAACTTGCGCTCGGCCGGGACCTCGACCTGCTTCGACTCGGCGAAGATCTTCTCGAGCTGCGAGTAGCTGTCGTTCAGCTTGTCTTCGAAGACGTCGGCCATCGCCACGAGCTTGATCGGCCCGCTCTTGGTCGACAGGGCGTTCTCGGCCGCGCCGGTGCCGCGTCCGCCGCAGCCCACGAGCGCCACCTGGATCGTGTTGTCCTCGCCCGCGTGGACGAGGGGGGCGGCCGATTGCGCGAAGGCCGCGGCCGTCGCGACCGCGCCGCCGGTCTTCAGGAAGTCACGACGCGAGGCGCCATTCTGAGGGTCGGTCATGTGCTCGCTCCAGCGAATGCAAGTGGCGGTTGGGAGAACGTCCGAGGTCGACAACCGATGCACCACGCCCACGCCCGGGACGATGCAGGGCGCGAGGCCCGCCGTCCGAGGTTTCGCACGACAAGGGAGGGATGATTCAAGCCGCGATCCGGAATTCCAGCGAGGGGGGGCGAGGACGAAGCGGGGGGTCGCACGGTGTTCGCGGGCTCGAAAGCGTGGTCGAGTCCCCGTGCAAGTTCGCTGCGGCCTGGACCCTTCGACACGGTTGGATCATACCCCTTCCCCCGGCCGGCCTCCAAACGAAATCGGTGATTTTCGGGGGACGGTCCGCCGCCGCGGTCGAGGGCGGCGCTTGCGTTGGATTTTGTTATCGTGGCGCGGACAGGGCTCCGCTCGCGACGCCGAATCGGCGAGCCCGTCCCGGAGGGACCCCATGGCGACCGCACTCGATGAGTCGTTGATCACCCGAAATCCCGCGACCGGCGCCGAAATCGGTCGGGTCGCGGCGACCTCGCCGGACGCCGTCGCCGCCGTCGTCGAGCGGTCCACAAGAGCGCAGGCATCCTGGGCCGAGGCCCCCTGGCGCGAGCGGAGGGCGCTCGTGGATCGCTGGCGGCGGATCCTCAGCCGCGACGCCCGGGAGTGGGCGGAACTCATCCG
Protein-coding regions in this window:
- a CDS encoding TlpA family protein disulfide reductase: MKPSLASTMRVVVAMFVVMVASPAVVRAEDRPADAILKDLDAIAKPTFDREKAKDRAAVLEYSTALRKFASDRSRLILELFQGHPDHPRLASLMLERWRSPYLMIENKPEDLMKEADHVLAGGADGDLKAGAMYLKVVASMGLHRGDPKAVEPLVEDFLRTAPTDPRGPTLLYAIARTMGDASHKRVIEDRILKDFPTSNSAGSIRGLRKQQEAVGKPFELKFADAVTGSDVSIAGLKGKVVVLDFWATWCGPCVAELPRMKELYAKYHEKGVEFIGVSLDRSEADGGLKALKEFVAKNEISWPQYYQGNYWQSEFSSSWGIHSIPSLFVVDKEGKLASVEARGKLDELIPQLLAKGDAPTH
- a CDS encoding Gfo/Idh/MocA family protein, which gives rise to MTDPQNGASRRDFLKTGGAVATAAAFAQSAAPLVHAGEDNTIQVALVGCGGRGTGAAENALSTKSGPIKLVAMADVFEDKLNDSYSQLEKIFAESKQVEVPAERKFIGFDGYKKAIDCLKPGDVAIFATPPAFRWVHFSYAIEKGINVFMEKPVTVDGPTSKRMLELGEKAAAKNLKVGVGLMCRHCKARGELFDRIKGGEIGDIITMRAYRQTGPVGSAYVPPKPSDISELMYQIRKFHGFLWASGGCYSDFLIHNIDECCWMKDAWPVKAEASGARTYRGDCIDQNFDTYSVEYTFDDGSKFFLEGRNIDGCKSEFASYAHGSKNSAVISTAAHSPAKCRIYNGQKLGSKKDLVWSFPQPEPSPYQLEWDHLVEAIRTDHPYNEVKRGVEASLVTSMGRMAAHTGEVITFDDMLNCSHEFAPDLEKLTMNGAAPLQTLPNGKYPIPQPGIVRDREFG
- a CDS encoding FG-GAP repeat domain-containing protein; amino-acid sequence: MKRMMIAAAFAAGASWLASSASAGEPKWKQHTINGKSEFEAAGVLDVDGDGKLDVVSGDTWYQAPDWKPHPVRPVDRVGTYYNDFATLPIDADGDGDIDVVTASYFGKDVAWLENPGKGGGKWAHHPIDTPGTSEAAAAVDLSGDGVPDILPNSTNVVVWYEVAKKADGKGVEFKKHDFGTAAAGHGVGSGDVNGDGRVDLLTPKGWFEAPADASRETWAWHPDWELGTTGIQITAKDVDGDGLSDLVYGMGHDFGLYWAKQSKGVDGKSVWTKAPIDETVASVHTQLWADVDGDGKADELISGKRVYAHEIEPGATDGSLVAWYKFDPKSSKWNKHVVFQGQPAKNAPEKGADRLALRDFPAGTAGTGLQVTAIDIDRDGDVDLVCPGKSGLYLFENLGSGK
- a CDS encoding Gfo/Idh/MocA family protein, with protein sequence MTERWTRRELLAYSAFGAAATGLAPRTRAGQDAPAVPKASGSPNEAIVLGFIGVGGMGSGLLNIFKEFPDVRVAAVCDVYEPHARRAREAAGGKPDVYGDFRKVLDRKDVDAVVIATPDHWHAIPTIMACQAEKDVYCEKPLTHRVAEGRAVANAAAKYKRVTQMGNLIHAGENYHRVVEIVRSGVLGKITKTRAWMAASRENLGRPADASPPAGCDYDYWLGPAPERPFNINRFTFNWRWYWDYGGGILTDFCCHLIDLVHWAMEVDAPRTISATGGRFASDDSAETPDTLEVAYEYEKGDDKFLLSWSQTDASDHGFDGKPQGVMFQGTEATLVANYKEHQIFPVKGKTIAEAPRSLPRSVGHHREWLDAIRSRATCSCNFEYGHRLTSVGELGNISLWTGEKLVWDAAAERITNHVEANQFLTKEYRKPWVLPTV